The genomic window GGGCTTTCCAATAATATATTCGCAGGCGAGTACCATTCGGCATTTAAAGGTCGTGGTATGACCTTTAGCGAAGTGCGCGAGTACCAATACGGCGACGACATACGGAATATCGACTGGAATGTTACTGCGCGCTTCAACCATCCCTATGTTAAAATATTTGAGGAAGAAAGGGAACTGACGGTGATGCTGCTCATTGATGTTTCAGGTTCGCGGGAATTTGGAACCTCATTTAAATACAAGAAAAACATTATCACCGAAATAGCTGCTGTATTGTCTTTTTCGGCTATACAAAACAATGATAAAATAGGTGTTATCTTTTTTTCGGATAAGATAGAAAAGTTTATCACTCCCCAAAAAGGACGTAAACACATTTTGCATATTATCCGCCAGTTGATTTCGTTTACACCCGATAACCGTACCACCAACATTGCCGAAGCTTTGCGCTACCTCACCAATGCCATAAAAAAAAGGTGTACAGCATTTGTGATTTCCGATTTTATGGATGACGACTTTGAGAACGCACTTAAAATTGCCAATCAAAAACACGATGTGGTGGCGCTAAAAATTTACGACAAACGCGAAACAGAAATGCCCGCCGTTGGTCTGGTAAAAATGAAGGATGCCGAAACGGACAACTATTCCTGGATTGACACCTCAAACAAAAGTGTACAGGAGGCCTATGCCCAATGGTGGAGAGACAGTGATGCAAGCACACAAGCCATATTCCGCAAGTGCGGTATCGACAATACCTCTATCCGTACCGACGAGGATTATGTGAAATCGTTGATGTACTTATTTAAAAAACGAATGTGATGAGCGGAATGGTAATTTTAAATACGATGAAACGTTTTGGCTTAAAAATTAGCTTTGTGGCCATGCTGCTTTCGGCTATGAGTTTTGCTATGCAAGCGCAACAAGTAAATGTAACGGCCACATTGGATAGTACCATGATTGTTATTGGCGGACAAATAGACTTAAAGTTGGAGGTAAGTCAACCGGAAGGATTAATCGTCAATTTTCCGTTTTTTACCGATACCATCACCAAAAATATCGAGATAGTGGATAAAGGCGGGGTGGACAGTATGAAGATAGACAATAACCGTCTGGTACTTTCTCAACTGTACCGGAT from Saccharicrinis carchari includes these protein-coding regions:
- a CDS encoding DUF58 domain-containing protein gives rise to the protein MDTADLIKNVRRIEIKSRGLSNNIFAGEYHSAFKGRGMTFSEVREYQYGDDIRNIDWNVTARFNHPYVKIFEEERELTVMLLIDVSGSREFGTSFKYKKNIITEIAAVLSFSAIQNNDKIGVIFFSDKIEKFITPQKGRKHILHIIRQLISFTPDNRTTNIAEALRYLTNAIKKRCTAFVISDFMDDDFENALKIANQKHDVVALKIYDKRETEMPAVGLVKMKDAETDNYSWIDTSNKSVQEAYAQWWRDSDASTQAIFRKCGIDNTSIRTDEDYVKSLMYLFKKRM